The DNA window GTAATGAATTTAAGCTCCGTTGGATCCAAATAATGCGCCATTTGATGGTGATTAATAATACCTGGTGTGTCGTACAATGATTTTTCATCATCTAATGGAATTTCAATCATATCAAGTGTCGTACCTGGGAAATGAGATGTAGTAATGACCGCATCTTCTCCAGTAGCTTGTTTAATAATACGATTGATAAACGTAGATTTCCCTACATTTGTACATCCAACGACATACACATTTTCACCTTTTCGGTAGTGTTCAATTGCTTCCATTGCTTCCGGCATACCTGTTCCTTTATGTGCACTAACAAACAACACATCGATCGGAGATAAGCCTAACTTCTTCGCTTCTTGTTTCATCCAGTTAATTACTTTGTTTTTCTTTACAGATTTCGGTAACAAGTCCGCTTTATTGGCAATTAATAAGATGGGATTATTCCCTACAAAACGATGCAATCCTGGTAGCCAACTACCGTTAAAATCAAATATGTCGACGATCTTCACGATTAAACCTTTTTGTGTCCCTAAGCCGTTTAAAATACGTAAGAAATCATCATCTGTCAATGAGACGGGTTGTAATTCATTGTAATTTTTCAGGCGAAAACAACGCTGACAAATAATATCCTCTTTTTCTAATGAAGAAACAGGTGCATAACCAGGTTCTCCTACTACTTCTGTTTGAATCGTTGTACCACAACCGATACATTTTGGTGCTTCTGTCACGCTTCTTCCTCCCATGTCACTTGACCTTTTTTTTCCAAGTAACTAAAAATTCTTCGTTCAACCATTCTATTGAACTTTGTGACAAATCCATCCGATTTTGCGACTGGAAT is part of the Psychrobacillus sp. FSL H8-0483 genome and encodes:
- the yqeH gene encoding ribosome biogenesis GTPase YqeH — encoded protein: MTEAPKCIGCGTTIQTEVVGEPGYAPVSSLEKEDIICQRCFRLKNYNELQPVSLTDDDFLRILNGLGTQKGLIVKIVDIFDFNGSWLPGLHRFVGNNPILLIANKADLLPKSVKKNKVINWMKQEAKKLGLSPIDVLFVSAHKGTGMPEAMEAIEHYRKGENVYVVGCTNVGKSTFINRIIKQATGEDAVITTSHFPGTTLDMIEIPLDDEKSLYDTPGIINHHQMAHYLDPTELKFITPKKEIKPKVFQLNSEQTLYLGGLSRFDFIKGDRAAFTCHIANDILIHRTKLENADNLYKEHKGKLLSPPSEQFVDQFPPLVRHEFKIKDPKTDIVFSGLGWITVQNGGVIVAAHAPAGVEVSVRPSLI